From the Osmerus eperlanus chromosome 21, fOsmEpe2.1, whole genome shotgun sequence genome, one window contains:
- the LOC134007736 gene encoding FERM and PDZ domain-containing protein 4-like isoform X2 → MDVFGFGKMAKLSGHKNKSAGWPPPSGTWGALQGPPYGWDMGSLREGRDYFSHSQVSQSSSLEEVRLDGLQLVPPAPRLVEMRRDPVLGFGFVAGSEKPVVVRSVTPGGPSEGKLIPGDEIILINDEAVSSAPRERVIDLVRNCKESILLTVVQPYPSPKSAFISAAKKAKLKSNPVKVRFAEEVIINGQVPNSVKDNSLLFMTNVLKVYLENGQTKSFRFDSSTSIKDVIMTLQEKLSIKCIEHFCLMLEQRSEGSGSKLLLLHEQEMLTQVTQRPGSDKMKCFFRISFVPKDPVDLLRRDAVAFEYLYVQSCNDVVLERFGSELKYDAALRLAALQMYILTMTMRQTQKVSLKYIQKEWGLALFLPPAVRSSMKEKNIKKALTHILKTNQNLVPPGKKLSALQAKVHYLRYLSDLRLYGGREFRSILLQGEKQTEVTLLVGPRYGISHVINTKTHLVALLADFSHVNRIEILTEDDTNVRLELHVLDVRPITLIMESSDAMNLACLTAGYYRLLVDSRRSIFNMVHSNSTVEDDLGQDRLLEWPYSTSLGNCEDPNAQAELLEPYNRDSVYSDNGGQENSISYVPDPPQRPPPMEARRSPHPPPLPPSTRHQPQESPRSAKVSFIFGDPPLTTVNPQNLGYERLTDESPEVPEHRPAYLHHNNNSTDFRTQGGAAFQYTGSPHVVYSNIGAPDCVEEPLLRDLCYADTTDDAEDEDDASCEEDSSAAGGEGHAPGGGAAAAGKATFIALSGSTDDIIDLTSLPPPEGEDDEEDDDTLLHSLNLAIAAPPQGFRDSSDEESPEGRPLSTLDNDDIPVSLIDAVPTRGESSGERRLDNAVVNTLQALEALAVSEDRPRPRPSSHPGNETNSSEMTETSEQAALHKLNETTVRLMMATRDGYQPLIEEQTDFPTSPRSAGATQKKPHSPSRPRDGGPRSSPVPPRPASQTDMQVGTDGTEPRLNPASIKRPNSVAGKRPRKSSDSSNGKFNTFSTREGHRGGGHLDEERTSVCETVQRRPPPPLRDNSMAESLGSNSVPRGHRSLPRPPPPADRREPAELSEATGGDGASALGREEEHPMAPPLPSPTRKQRDPGQTELPGEQPQARQGVARLCEYHLAKRISTLHSEGHGSLQSSLCSSLDAGCSPGHSACPTPTDSPLIVPDGKHPLSSSSTSLLRVLSYEDKAPHGIPGQNPQGRDLHPHADPALLRKMLPNIHPPGSEPSREDSVRNLKMKETTGTARRSNLHNDLHAKPACLRGVNQKEGSEAYRQLINYLTVSQMHQGGQLHSAGMGGGGVKKDSRKFITSNPQLIEMVRNKGNTIARCPCMPPSSSPFLSPNLGNPNPNTAALQRASKSPRPYHSATLPAKLKNSPDLHAQRPTNSLEVRHNSAERRSSFSGMESELERAVDPERFLSLCKRDGVREGGVSRLPPRARSVMSQVSNPEDWLKSDCRTKHAVRQALNDSLCFSTAPSVARTEPLGTTLGAGDHPSAFTRQARTCVAATANLAPPPPPPPPPPPPPPLPMQANMSSRNCIVPKQESTAQYRQNHIQAVNPAFRQGESRPNSLQRGRELRRSSSSVTAGSGSVEVLFDKSRTGSQQQISSQQQGESKLQRRPTRKRLSKSYSQGSVASHTTCWSAGTRDSRRASVVFPLHKDTKHLKASQKLDTSPWRCNGPFSYCFFKRKSQAEEDEVEVEVERPRRCRGELDESPSPCGPGPGGSALDAAGDQLYGEVLDNMSFSDRLARINALKDHMYVYPSGFAEVRRDASELIALVRSSVGRGDRGIQMPQVSDLSQYKQLLSIESKELGRACRRMSQAHGSPEDMLLAVTCSFQVLCCLSEACMCLVRGLGPAASQQQREVVAKVDEVVMNYICLLRAAEAAAIGAPGEHSVKALVRHSSTMAAIANALTRSLKTLLNK, encoded by the exons CCACAAGAACAAATCGGCAGGCTGGCCTCCCCCCTCTGGGACGTGGGGCGCCCTGCAGGGCCCCCCGTACGGCTGGGACATGGGCTCCCTCCGCGAGGGGCGAGACTACTTCAGCCA CAGCCAAGTGTCCCAGAGCAGCTCTCTGGAGGAGGTGCGTCTCGACGGACTACAGCTggtgccccccgccccccgcctggTGGAAATGCGACGAGACCCCGTCCTGGGCTTCGGCTTTGTGGCGGGGAGCGAGAAGCCCGTGGTGGTCCGCTCCGTCACGCCAG GTGGTCCCTCGGAAGGAAAGCTGATACCAGGGGATGAAATCATCTTGATTAATGATGAGGCTGTCAGCTCAGCTCCCAGGGAACGAGTCATCGACCTCGTGAG GAATTGCAAGGAGTCCATTTTGTTGACTGTTGTCCAGCCGTACCCT AGTCCCAAATCAGCGTTCATCAGTGCAGCCAAAAAAGCCAAGCTGAAGTCCAATCCGGTCAAAGTGCGCTTTGCAGAAGAGGTCATCATTAATGGCCAGGTCCCA AACTCTGTGAAGGacaactctctcctcttcatgaCAAACGTTCTGAAGGTGTACCTAGAGAACGGGCAGACCAAGTCGTTCCGATTCGATAGCAGCACATCCATCAAG GATGTCATCATGACCCTCCaagagaagctgtccatcaAGTGCATCGAGCACTTCTGTCTGATGCTGGAGCAGAGGTCGGAAGGCTCGGGGAGCAAGCTGCTACTCCTGCATGAGCAGGAGATGCTAACTCAG GTGACACAGAGACCCGGCTCGGATAAGATGAAATGCTTCTTCAGAATCAGCTTCGTCCCAAAGGACCCCGTGGATCTGCTACGGAGAGACGCCGTGGCGTTTGAATACCTCTATGTTCAG AGCTGCAACGACGTGGTCCTGGAGCGCTTCGGCTCCGAGCTGAAGTACGACGCCGCCCTGCGCCTGGCCGCTCTGCAGATGTACATCCTCACCATGACGATGCGGCAGACGCAGAAGGTTTCGCTCAAGTACATCCA GAAAGAGTGGGGCCTGGCCCTTTTCCTTCCCCCTGCCGTGAGGTCCAGCATGAAGGAGAAAAACATCAAGAAAGCTCTGACGCACATCCTCAAAACCAACCAGAATCTAGTGCCTCCGGGGAAAAAG TTGTCAGCGCTGCAGGCTAAGGTGCACTACTTGAGGTATCTCAGTGATCTAAGACTGTACGGAGGGCGAGAGTTCAGATCGATACTTCTG cAAGGGGAGAAGCAAACCGAGGTCACCTTGCTGGTGGGGCCCAGGTATGGCATCAGTCACGTCATAAACACCAAGACACACCTGGTGGCTCTGTTGGCTGACTTCAGCCACGTCAACCGCATCGAGATCCTCACAGAGGACGACACCAACGTTCGTCTGGAGCTCCACGTCCTCGATGTCCGG CCTATCACATTAATCATGGAGTCCAGTGATGCCATGAACCTGGCCTGTCTGACAGCAGGATACTACCGCCTCCTAGTGGACTCTCGACGCTCCATTTTTAACATGGTCCATAGCAACAGCACTGTGGAAGACGACCtag GCCAGGACAGACTACTGGAGTGGCCATACAGCACTTCTCTGGGTAACTGTGAGGACCCCAATGCCCAAGCAGAATTACTGGAGCCCTACAACCGAGACTCAGTCTACTCCGACAAcggaggacaggagaacagcATCTCCTACGTCCCCGACCCCCCCCAGCGGCCTCCCCCCATGGAGGCGAGGAGAAGCCCCCATCCTCCGCCTCTGCCGCCCTCCACCCGACACCAACCCCAGGAATCCCCCCGCAGCGCCAAGGTCTCCTTCATATTCGGCGACCCTCCGCTGACCACTGTGAACCCCCAGAACCTGGGCTACGAGCGCCTGACGGATGAAAGCCCCGAGGTGCCGGAGCACAGGCCCGCGTACttgcaccacaacaacaactcGACAGACTTTAGGACCCAGGGCGGGGCGGCCTTCCAGTACACGGGAAGCCCCCACGTGGTCTACAGCAACATCGGCGCCCCCGACTGCGTGGAGGAGCCGCTGCTCCGCGACCTGTGCTACGCCGACACGACGGACGACGCCGAGGACGAGGACGACGCCAGCTGCGAGGAGGACTCGTCCGCggccgggggggaggggcacgCCCCCGGGGGCGGGGCCGCGGCGGCCGGCAAGGCCACGTTCATCGCCCTCTCCGGCTCCACCGACGACATCATCGACTTGACCTCGCTCCCTCCGCCGGAGGGCGAGGACGACGAGGAGGACGACGACACCCTGCTCCACTCCTTAAACCTGGCCATCGCGGCTCCGCCCCAGGGCTTCAGGGACAGCTCGGACGAGGAGAGCCCGGAGGGGCGCCCTCTGAGCACGCTGGACAACGACGACATCCCCGTGTCGCTGATCGACGCCGTGCCCACCCGCGGGGAGAGCAgcggggagaggaggctggacaACGCCGTGGTCAACACCCTGCAGGCGCTGGAGGCCCTGGCCGTGTCTGAGGACAGGCCTCGTCCACGACCCTCCAGCCACCCAG GCAATGAGACCAACTCCTCCGAGATGACGGAGACCTCGGAGCAGGCGGCCCTCCACAAGCTCAACGAGACCACCGTGCGGCTGATGATGGCCACCCGGGACGGCTACCAGCCTCTGATCGAGGAGCAGACCGATTTCCCCACTTCGCCCAGGTCGGCAGGCGCCACCCAAAAGAAGCCCCACAGTCCCTCTCGACCCCGGGACGGAGGGCCACGGTCGTCCCCCGTGCCTCCTAGACCCGCCTCCCAAACGGACATGCAGGTGGGCACCGACGGCACGGAGCCACGCTTGAACCCCGCTTCCATCAAACGGCCCAACTCCGTGGCAGGTAAGCGCCCCAGGAAGTCGTCCGACTCCTCCAACGGGAAGTTCAACACGTTCAGCACGAGAGAGGGCCACAGGGGCGGCGGCCACCTTGACGAGGAGCGCACTTCCGTGTGTGAGACCGTTCAGAGgagacctccccctcctcttcgggACAACTCCATGGCGGAAAGCCTCGGCTCGAACAGTGTGCCGAGGGGCCATCGCAGCCTGCCccgccctccaccccccgctGACCGCAGAGAGCCGGCGGAGCTGAGCGAGGCGACCGGTGGCGACGGCGCCTCGGCTCTGGGACGCGAGGAGGAGCACCCGATGGCACCTCCTTTACCGTCTCCCACCAGGAAGCAGCGGGACCCCGGGCAGACGGAGCTGCCGGGAGAGCAGCCCCAGGCCAGGCAGGGCGTGGCCCGGCTGTGTGAGTACCACCTGGCCAAGAGAATCTCCACCCTGCACAGCGAAGGCCACGGCTCCCTGCAGAGCTCGCTGTGTTCCTCTCTGGATGCAGGCTGCAGCCCGGGGCACAGTGCCTGTCCCACCCCCACCGACTCCCCCCTCATAGTCCCTGACGGAAAGCACCCTctatccagctcctccacctccctcctcagggTCCTCAGCTACGAGGACAAGGCCCCACACGGCATTCCCGGCCAAAACCCCCAGGGCAGGGACCTCCACCCCCACGCGGACCCCGCCCTCCTACGGAAGATGCTGCCCAACATTCACCCTCCGGGGTCAGAGCCCAGCAGAGAGGACTCCGTCCGGAACCTCAAGATGAAAGAAACCACAGGTACTGCTAGAAGGAGTAACCTTCACAATGATCTGCATGCCAAGCCAGCCTGTTTAAGGGGTGTAAACCAAAAGGAGGGGAGCGAAGCGTATAGGCAGTTGATTAACTACCTGACAGTAAGCCAGATGCACCAAGGGGGCCAGTTGCACAGTGCAGGCATGGGAGGCGGGGGGGTGAAAAAAGACTCGAGGAAGTTCATTACCAGTAACCCCCAGCTGATAGAGATGGTCAGAAATAAAGGGAACACCATTGCCCGATGTCCCTGCATGcccccctcgtcctcccccttcctcagcccTAATCTAGGGAACCCCAATCCCAATACAGCCGCCCTACAGCGGGCTAGCAAAAGCCCCCGGCCGTACCACTCTGCCACCCTGCCTGCCAAGCTGAAGAACAGTCCTGACTTGCATGCTCAGAGACCGACCAACAGTCTTGAAGTGAGGCACAATAGCGCCGAGAGGAGGAGCTCCTTTTCCGGCATGGAGAGCGAGTTAGAGAGGGCCGTCGATCCCGAGCGCTTCCTGTCCTTGTGTAAGAGGGACGGCGTCCGCGAGGGGGGCGTCAGCCGCCTCCCCCCCAGAGCGCGGAGTGTCATGTCCCAGGTCAGCAACCCAGAGGACTGGCTAAAGTCTGACTGCAGGACGAAGCATGCCGTCCGGCAGGCTCTTAAtgattctctctgtttctctaccGCCCCTAGTGTAGCTCGCACTGAGCCGCTGGGAACGACACTGGGAGCGGGGGACCACCCATCGGCTTTTACTAGGCAGGCTAGAACCTGCGTCGCGGCCACCGCAAACCTAGCCCCTccgccacctccccctcctcctcctccccctccgccaccTCTGCCAATGCAAGCAAACATGAGCTCCAGAAATTGCATCGTGCCAAAGCAGGAGTCCACCGCGCAGTACAGACAGAACCACATCCAGGCCGTCAACCCCGCCTTCCGTCAGGGCGAGTCCCGCCCCAATAGCCTCCAGCGGGGCAGGGAGCTCAGGCGCAGCTCCAGCAGTGTGACCGCCGGCTCTGGGAGTGTGGAGGTTCTCTTTGACAAATCCCGGACCGGAAGCCAGCAGCAGATATCATCCCAGCAGCAGGGCGAGTCCAAACTGCAGAGGAGGCCCACGAGAAAGAGGCTGTCTAAGAGCTACTCCCAGGGCTCCGTGGCCTCCCACACCACCTGCTGGTCTGCTGGGACCAGGGACAGCAGGAGGGCCTCAGTGGTGTTCCCCCTGcacaaagacaccaaacacctGAAGGCCTCCCAGAAGCTGGACACCAGCCCCTGGAGGTGCAACGGACCCTTTAGCTACTGCTTCTTCAAGCGAAAGAGCCAGGCGGAGGAGGACGAGGTCGAGGTCGAGGTGGAGAGGCCCAGGCGCTGTCGCGGCGAGCTGGATGAGTCGCCGTCTCCCTGCGGCCCGGGCCCGGGCGGCTCGGCCCTGGACGCCGCCGGCGACCAGCTGTACGGGGAGGTCCTCGACAACATGAGCTTCAGCGACCGCCTGGCGCGCATCAATGCCCTCAAGGACCACATGTACGTCTATCCGTCCGGATTCGCAGAGGTGCGCCGGGACGCCAGCGAGCTCATAGCCCTGGTGCGCTCCAGCGTCGGAAGGGGGGACCGGGGCATCCAGATGCCCCAGGTCTCGGACCTGTCCCAGTACAAGCAGCTGCTCTCCATCGAGTCCAAGGAGCTGGGCCGTGCGTGCCGGAGGATGTCCCAGGCCCACGGAAGCCCCGAGGACATGCTGCTGGCGGTCACCTGCAGCTTCCAGGTGCTGTGCTGCCTGTCGGAGGCCTGCATGTGCCTGGTCAGGGGCCTCGGCCCAGCAGCTTCCCAGCagcagagggaggtggtggCCAAGGTGGACGAGGTGGTCATGAACTACATCTGTCTGCTGCGCGCAGCCGAGGCTGCAGCCATAGGAGCCCCCGGGGAACACAGTGTCAAAGCCCTGGTCCGTCACTCCAGTACCATGGCGGCCATAGCCAACGCGCTCACCCGCTCCCTCAAAACGCTGCTTAACAAGTAA